The following coding sequences are from one Roseburia hominis A2-183 window:
- a CDS encoding ABC transporter permease, which produces MGSIITLSIVQSALELGFIYALVALALFISFSILNIADLSTDGCFTLGCAVCASVTLAGHPVLGLLAAMAAGVCSGFVTAFLQTRLGIQSILAGIIVNTGLYTINIAVMGFASNLNLFACDSVFTWAKDAIGGTWYKLIVAAVIVALVGVLISLFLNTRLGLSIRATGDNPDMVRASSINTGMMITIGLCVANALTGLSGGLLAQYQKSCDINLGTGMVTIALASLIIGETIIGKGSMLKRVIGVILGSCLYRFIVAVALRLNVPAECLKLVSSIIVAVAIAFPYLKKQAVFYRQKRAAKAENEQYIAELLREERMGKGGNA; this is translated from the coding sequence ATGGGATCAATCATTACCTTATCGATCGTGCAGAGTGCACTGGAACTGGGATTTATCTATGCACTGGTTGCACTTGCACTGTTCATTTCATTTAGTATTTTAAATATAGCGGATCTGTCAACGGACGGATGTTTTACGCTGGGATGTGCAGTGTGCGCTTCGGTTACGCTGGCAGGACATCCGGTACTCGGACTTTTGGCGGCGATGGCTGCCGGTGTGTGTTCCGGTTTTGTGACGGCATTTTTGCAGACCAGACTCGGCATACAGTCGATTCTGGCAGGAATCATTGTCAACACCGGACTTTACACGATCAATATTGCGGTGATGGGATTCGCCTCCAACCTGAATCTGTTTGCCTGCGATTCCGTATTTACATGGGCAAAAGACGCGATCGGCGGAACCTGGTATAAGCTGATCGTGGCGGCAGTGATTGTCGCACTGGTCGGCGTATTGATCTCTCTGTTTTTAAATACGAGACTCGGACTTTCCATCCGGGCAACCGGGGATAATCCGGATATGGTGCGGGCATCCAGTATCAATACGGGAATGATGATTACGATCGGTCTGTGCGTCGCCAATGCGCTGACGGGACTCTCCGGCGGACTGCTCGCGCAGTACCAGAAGTCCTGTGATATTAACCTTGGAACCGGCATGGTGACGATCGCGCTCGCCAGCCTGATTATCGGAGAGACGATCATCGGAAAGGGCAGCATGTTAAAGCGGGTCATCGGCGTGATTCTGGGAAGCTGTCTATACCGTTTTATCGTGGCGGTGGCGCTTCGCCTGAATGTCCCGGCAGAGTGCTTAAAGCTGGTGTCCTCCATTATTGTGGCGGTGGCGATCGCTTTCCCGTACCTAAAGAAGCAGGCGGTGTTCTACCGGCAGAAACGGGCGGCAAAAGCGGAGAATGAGCAGTATATTGCGGAATTACTGAGAGAAGAACGGATGGGAAAAGGAGGAAATGCGTGA
- a CDS encoding pyridoxal phosphate-dependent aminotransferase, translating into MIKHKDHFHGSDLEKIEEIYGIKKEEIVSFSANVNPLGVSPLLKHTLSDQIDAITSYPDREYTSLRRCIAAYCGTETENVIVGNGSTELISLFIQVEHPKKALVIGPTYSEYEREIALGGGTTLYYPLREADDFKLNVEDFLSHLNESIDLLVICNPNNPTSSSIPRSDMRHILDVCKQYDIYVMVDETYVEFADNMAELTAVPLTNYYNNIVILRGTSKFFAAPGLRLGYAVTGNRDLIKSINTRKNPWTINSLAVIAGETMFTDSAYIKETKSLISSERARLCKLFNKNPDFKVYDPSANFVLVRILREDLTSQDLFDRAIRQKMMIRDCSTFPFLDNKYIRLCFMKPEDNDRLIRCLFH; encoded by the coding sequence ATGATAAAACACAAGGACCATTTTCATGGAAGTGATCTCGAGAAAATAGAAGAAATCTACGGCATTAAAAAGGAAGAAATTGTCAGTTTTTCCGCCAATGTCAATCCGTTAGGAGTATCTCCGCTGTTAAAACACACGCTGTCCGATCAGATCGACGCCATTACCAGCTATCCGGACAGGGAGTACACTTCTCTGCGCAGATGCATCGCTGCATACTGCGGAACCGAGACTGAGAATGTCATTGTCGGAAACGGCTCCACCGAGCTGATCTCCCTTTTTATTCAGGTCGAGCATCCGAAAAAGGCCCTTGTCATTGGTCCTACTTACTCTGAGTACGAACGTGAAATCGCGCTGGGCGGCGGCACCACACTCTATTATCCGCTGCGGGAAGCCGATGACTTCAAGCTCAATGTCGAGGATTTTCTCTCGCACTTAAATGAGAGCATTGATCTTCTCGTCATCTGCAATCCCAACAACCCGACTTCCTCCTCGATCCCGCGCAGCGACATGCGCCACATCTTAGACGTCTGCAAGCAGTACGACATCTATGTCATGGTAGATGAGACTTACGTGGAATTCGCCGATAATATGGCAGAACTCACGGCAGTTCCGCTGACAAATTATTATAACAACATCGTGATTCTCCGCGGCACCTCCAAGTTCTTTGCCGCTCCGGGACTGCGTCTCGGATACGCCGTCACAGGCAACCGCGATCTGATCAAGTCCATCAATACACGCAAGAATCCGTGGACGATCAATTCTCTTGCTGTCATCGCCGGTGAGACAATGTTCACCGACAGCGCCTACATCAAAGAGACCAAATCGTTGATCTCCTCCGAGCGCGCCCGCCTGTGTAAGCTTTTTAATAAGAATCCGGACTTCAAAGTATACGATCCAAGTGCCAACTTTGTTCTGGTGCGCATCCTGCGCGAAGATCTCACCTCGCAGGATCTGTTTGACCGCGCCATCCGGCAGAAAATGATGATCCGCGACTGTTCGACGTTTCCGTTTCTGGATAATAAATACATCCGGCTCTGCTTTATGAAGCCAGAGGACAACGACCGTCTGATCCGTTGTCTCTTCCATTAG
- a CDS encoding ABC transporter substrate-binding protein: protein MKKKMMTAVLAMTMVAAAVAGCGSSSGSGTTVELTNEAGGDAQAETQKAEADQTAAEGTVYKVGIVQYVDDASLNQIEKAIEAELTAKGAELGVTFDYADYTFNGQADQSILTQIAADLVADDVDLIIPIATPTAVVMQSATEENQIPVVFSAVSDPVGAGLAADVNAPGSNITGTSDAIDTAAIFDLMLAANPDTAKVGLLYDKSQASSLGAIEDAKAYCDEKGIAYVEKTGTTSAEVQAAADALVAEGVDAVFTPQDNTVMTAELSIFEKFIDAGIPHYTGADSFALNGAFCGYGVNYEELGTKTADMAVDILVNGADPAATPIENLERGIVTVNTETAEALGLDYSMFKDMCSEVVETVTAEEFE from the coding sequence ATGAAAAAGAAAATGATGACAGCAGTTCTTGCAATGACGATGGTGGCAGCAGCGGTGGCAGGCTGCGGAAGCAGTTCCGGCTCCGGTACGACCGTGGAATTGACCAATGAGGCAGGAGGAGACGCGCAGGCGGAGACACAGAAGGCAGAGGCAGACCAGACAGCGGCGGAGGGAACCGTATATAAAGTCGGTATTGTACAGTATGTGGATGATGCTTCCTTAAATCAGATTGAAAAAGCGATTGAAGCGGAACTCACAGCAAAGGGAGCAGAGCTCGGAGTTACCTTTGATTATGCGGATTACACGTTCAACGGGCAGGCAGATCAGTCGATCCTGACACAGATTGCAGCGGATCTGGTGGCGGATGATGTGGATCTGATTATCCCGATTGCGACGCCGACCGCAGTCGTGATGCAGAGTGCGACCGAGGAGAATCAGATTCCGGTTGTATTTTCCGCGGTGTCGGATCCGGTGGGCGCCGGACTGGCGGCAGATGTGAACGCACCGGGTTCCAATATTACAGGAACGTCGGATGCCATCGACACGGCAGCGATTTTTGATCTGATGCTGGCGGCAAATCCGGATACCGCAAAGGTCGGACTGCTCTATGATAAGAGTCAGGCTTCTTCCCTTGGTGCGATTGAGGACGCAAAGGCATACTGCGATGAGAAGGGAATCGCCTATGTGGAGAAGACCGGTACGACCTCTGCGGAGGTGCAGGCGGCAGCGGATGCCCTGGTGGCAGAGGGCGTAGACGCAGTGTTTACCCCGCAGGACAACACCGTCATGACGGCAGAACTTTCCATCTTTGAGAAGTTCATCGATGCGGGAATCCCGCACTACACAGGAGCGGACTCCTTCGCATTAAACGGAGCATTCTGCGGTTACGGAGTCAATTATGAGGAGCTTGGTACAAAGACAGCCGATATGGCAGTCGATATTCTGGTAAACGGAGCCGATCCGGCGGCAACTCCGATCGAGAACTTAGAGCGGGGAATTGTGACCGTGAATACAGAGACGGCGGAAGCACTTGGACTGGACTACTCCATGTTTAAAGATATGTGTTCGGAAGTTGTTGAGACAGTAACGGCAGAGGAGTTTGAATAA
- a CDS encoding methyl-accepting chemotaxis protein → MGQTSGSDRNYIYKDKSERYRYMNTFYIFAVVILWVLFGVYLLAKLASKSIAVGTAVGNVVLIILFAVVELAFYLRNKSDVRLKRVVAIGVGVEFALIGMQTDAEFIYFALIAILTLQIPYYDMKRYKQTCIAFTALFTLVEVIRVIKGIGLQDVDSLCRVLCVYLLFFIMYRVGSIAKTFSDHALGSAASEGEKQKVMLEGILDISKTVRDESERSTSLVDELVHTSETVAQSMQEISSATNTTAKNIEEQNNMTQSIQSAIDETGERSRKMVDVATDSNENIQENLQVMEELKNQSEQIAATNHEVTESMTRLQNKTKEVEEIAGMILNISNQTNLLALNASIESARAGEAGRGFAVVAEQIRQLAEQTKKSTEEITTIINELNENARDVMTSVESSVEATESQNEKIAVAAESFERLNENMSQLIGDINEIAGQITGLSDSNNRIVENISQLSAATEEVTASAEQVREISEQNRNYAEEVKGAIGTIRGRTDEMKQFT, encoded by the coding sequence ATGGGTCAGACATCGGGTTCAGACAGGAATTACATTTATAAAGATAAGAGTGAACGCTACCGCTATATGAATACATTTTATATTTTTGCAGTGGTTATTTTATGGGTACTGTTTGGGGTGTATCTGCTGGCGAAGCTTGCGAGCAAGAGCATTGCGGTCGGTACGGCGGTCGGAAATGTTGTGCTGATTATTTTATTTGCGGTGGTTGAACTGGCGTTTTATCTGCGCAATAAGTCTGATGTGAGATTAAAGAGGGTTGTTGCCATCGGTGTCGGCGTAGAATTTGCGTTGATTGGAATGCAGACAGATGCAGAGTTTATCTATTTTGCACTTATTGCCATTCTGACATTGCAGATTCCGTATTATGATATGAAGAGATATAAACAGACCTGTATCGCTTTTACGGCGTTATTTACACTGGTGGAGGTCATTCGTGTAATCAAGGGGATTGGTTTGCAGGATGTGGACAGCTTGTGCCGGGTATTATGTGTGTATCTGTTATTTTTCATTATGTACCGGGTGGGCAGCATAGCCAAGACATTCAGCGATCATGCACTGGGTTCTGCAGCGTCCGAGGGTGAGAAACAGAAGGTGATGCTGGAAGGAATCCTTGACATCTCAAAGACTGTGCGGGATGAGTCTGAGAGGAGTACCAGTCTTGTGGATGAACTGGTGCACACTTCGGAGACAGTTGCGCAGAGCATGCAGGAGATTTCTTCCGCAACCAACACGACGGCGAAGAATATCGAAGAGCAGAATAATATGACACAGAGTATCCAGTCGGCTATTGACGAGACGGGCGAGCGCTCCAGAAAGATGGTGGATGTGGCGACGGATTCCAATGAGAATATTCAGGAGAATCTGCAGGTAATGGAAGAATTGAAGAACCAGTCCGAGCAGATTGCGGCGACGAATCATGAAGTGACGGAGTCCATGACACGCCTGCAGAATAAGACCAAGGAGGTCGAGGAGATCGCAGGCATGATCCTCAATATCTCCAACCAGACGAACCTGCTGGCACTCAACGCATCCATTGAGAGTGCGAGAGCCGGTGAGGCAGGACGCGGATTTGCCGTGGTTGCTGAACAGATCAGACAGCTTGCCGAGCAGACGAAGAAGTCCACGGAGGAGATTACCACGATCATCAACGAGCTGAATGAAAATGCACGCGACGTTATGACTTCGGTGGAGTCTTCGGTGGAAGCGACAGAGAGCCAGAATGAGAAGATTGCGGTTGCGGCAGAGTCTTTTGAACGTCTGAATGAAAATATGTCACAGCTTATAGGAGATATCAATGAGATCGCGGGACAGATCACAGGACTGTCGGATTCCAACAACCGTATTGTGGAGAATATCTCACAGCTGTCTGCAGCGACAGAGGAAGTGACTGCAAGCGCCGAGCAGGTGCGTGAGATAAGCGAGCAGAACCGGAACTATGCGGAGGAAGTAAAGGGGGCCATCGGAACGATCCGAGGCAGAACTGACGAGATGAAGCAGTTTACATAA
- a CDS encoding LytR/AlgR family response regulator transcription factor produces the protein MLYIAACGNEASVRKYLKEMEGEYVREDVQILCGDEIEGSGTMPDVLFLSDSGIEECQKKIPVWFRRKAFDNAGELKQRKAGAERKRPLLIKTDGTYCCVDQKTILYAESVGRKVVLHTNTGIIAYYARMKEVEEILGNGFFRCHRGYLVNFAAVKSFEVGTILLKNGESILMAKQKFNDFASAYETYLNER, from the coding sequence GTGTTATACATTGCGGCGTGCGGGAATGAGGCATCCGTGCGTAAGTATTTAAAAGAGATGGAAGGCGAATATGTAAGAGAGGATGTACAGATTCTTTGCGGAGATGAAATTGAGGGAAGCGGCACAATGCCGGATGTTCTTTTCCTTTCGGATAGTGGCATAGAGGAGTGCCAGAAAAAGATTCCAGTATGGTTCCGCAGAAAAGCGTTTGACAATGCGGGAGAACTGAAACAGAGAAAAGCAGGGGCAGAAAGGAAGCGCCCGCTGCTGATTAAAACAGACGGAACCTATTGCTGTGTGGATCAGAAAACCATTCTCTATGCAGAGAGTGTGGGGCGTAAGGTGGTGCTTCACACAAACACGGGAATCATTGCATATTATGCCAGAATGAAGGAGGTGGAAGAAATTTTAGGCAACGGGTTTTTCCGCTGCCATCGCGGGTATCTGGTGAATTTTGCCGCGGTAAAAAGTTTTGAGGTGGGAACGATCCTGCTGAAGAACGGGGAGTCCATTCTGATGGCGAAACAGAAGTTTAATGATTTTGCGTCGGCTTATGAGACGTATCTTAACGAACGATAG
- the gltA gene encoding NADPH-dependent glutamate synthase has protein sequence MDVMTRVPVREQDPQVRAANFEEVCLGYNAEEAMAEATRCLNCKNAQCMKGCPVSINIPAFIAQVKEGNFEEAYHIISESSALPAVCGRVCPQENQCEGKCIRGIKGEAVAIGKLERFVADWAREHGIKPKKAEKLNGHKVAVIGSGPAGLTCAGDLAKLGYDVTIFEALHEAGGVLVYGIPEFRLPKQKVVAAEVENVKALGVKIETNVVIGKSVTIDELMENEGFEAVFIGSGAGLPRFMGIPGEQAMGVFSANEFLTRNNLMKAFLEEYDTPIKAGKKVIVVGGGNVAMDAARTAKRLGAEVHVVYRRGEEELPARKEEVHHAKEEGIIFDLLQNPTELLVDENGCVKGARVIKMELGEPDASGRRSPVEIPGSEYEIEADTVIMSLGTSPNPLISSTTKGLETNRRKCIVAEEENGATSKSGVFAGGDAVTGAATVILAMGAGKAAAKGIDAYLNTK, from the coding sequence ATGGACGTAATGACAAGAGTACCGGTTCGTGAGCAGGACCCACAGGTGCGAGCAGCGAACTTTGAGGAGGTATGTTTGGGATATAATGCCGAGGAGGCAATGGCGGAGGCAACGCGCTGCTTAAACTGCAAAAATGCACAGTGCATGAAGGGCTGTCCGGTATCCATCAATATTCCGGCGTTTATCGCGCAGGTAAAAGAGGGCAATTTTGAGGAGGCTTACCACATTATCAGTGAGTCATCCGCACTTCCGGCAGTATGCGGACGTGTATGTCCGCAGGAGAACCAGTGTGAAGGAAAGTGTATCCGCGGCATCAAGGGCGAGGCGGTTGCGATCGGCAAGCTGGAGCGTTTTGTAGCAGACTGGGCGAGAGAGCATGGCATCAAGCCGAAGAAGGCAGAGAAGTTGAACGGTCATAAGGTGGCTGTCATCGGTTCCGGCCCTGCAGGACTTACCTGTGCCGGTGATCTGGCAAAATTGGGCTATGACGTGACCATTTTTGAAGCGCTGCATGAGGCGGGCGGCGTGCTTGTCTATGGTATTCCGGAATTCCGTCTGCCGAAGCAGAAGGTCGTTGCAGCGGAAGTGGAGAATGTCAAGGCGCTCGGCGTGAAGATTGAGACGAACGTTGTCATCGGCAAATCCGTCACGATCGATGAGCTGATGGAGAACGAGGGATTTGAGGCGGTATTTATCGGTTCCGGCGCGGGTCTTCCGCGTTTTATGGGTATTCCGGGCGAGCAGGCAATGGGCGTATTTTCGGCAAATGAATTTTTGACGAGAAACAACCTCATGAAGGCATTTTTAGAGGAGTACGATACTCCGATCAAGGCGGGAAAGAAAGTGATCGTTGTCGGCGGCGGTAACGTGGCAATGGACGCTGCGAGAACGGCTAAGCGTCTTGGTGCGGAAGTACATGTCGTGTACCGGCGCGGTGAGGAAGAACTTCCGGCGCGTAAGGAAGAGGTGCATCATGCAAAGGAGGAGGGCATTATTTTTGACCTGTTACAGAATCCGACGGAGCTTTTAGTGGATGAGAACGGCTGTGTAAAAGGCGCAAGAGTCATCAAGATGGAACTTGGCGAGCCGGATGCCTCCGGCAGAAGAAGTCCGGTGGAGATTCCGGGGTCTGAGTATGAGATTGAGGCGGACACGGTCATCATGTCGCTTGGAACTTCTCCGAATCCGCTGATCTCCTCCACGACAAAGGGACTTGAGACGAACCGCAGAAAGTGTATCGTGGCAGAGGAAGAAAACGGCGCTACCTCCAAGAGCGGTGTATTTGCCGGCGGAGATGCCGTGACAGGAGCTGCAACGGTCATCCTGGCAATGGGTGCAGGAAAAGCGGCTGCGAAGGGAATTGACGCATACTTGAACACAAAATAA
- a CDS encoding sulfide/dihydroorotate dehydrogenase-like FAD/NAD-binding protein, translating to MYPIVKKEKLADKIYLMDVKAPRVAQYCEPGQFVIVKIDEQGERIPLTICDYNREAGTITIVFQTVGASTQRMVSLEQGDAFADFVGPLGCPSDLIDEDIEELKKKKIVFIAGGVGTAPVYPQVKWLHEHGVDCDVIMGSRNKDLLILEDEMRAVAANLYVTTDDGSYGFHGTGTAQLQELWDQGVRYDHCVAIGPMIMMKFVCKLTKELGIPTVVSMNPIMVDGTGMCGACRLVVGDEVKFACVDGPEFDGHLVDFDQAMKRQQQYKTEEGRAMLKLTEGDTHHGGCGQCG from the coding sequence ATGTATCCGATTGTTAAAAAAGAAAAGCTGGCAGACAAGATCTATCTGATGGATGTCAAGGCACCGCGTGTTGCACAGTATTGCGAACCGGGACAGTTTGTCATTGTCAAGATTGATGAGCAGGGGGAGCGTATTCCACTCACAATCTGTGATTATAACAGGGAAGCCGGTACGATCACGATCGTATTTCAGACGGTGGGAGCTTCCACACAGCGCATGGTATCCTTGGAGCAGGGGGATGCGTTCGCAGATTTCGTGGGACCGCTTGGATGTCCTTCTGATCTGATAGATGAGGATATCGAGGAACTGAAGAAGAAAAAGATTGTGTTCATCGCGGGCGGCGTCGGTACCGCACCGGTGTATCCGCAGGTAAAGTGGCTGCATGAGCATGGTGTGGACTGTGATGTGATTATGGGATCCCGCAATAAGGATCTTCTGATTCTTGAGGATGAGATGCGGGCAGTGGCAGCGAATCTCTATGTGACGACGGATGACGGCTCTTACGGCTTTCACGGAACCGGCACGGCGCAGCTGCAGGAACTCTGGGATCAGGGCGTGCGCTATGATCATTGTGTGGCAATCGGCCCGATGATTATGATGAAGTTTGTCTGTAAGCTGACAAAGGAACTGGGAATTCCGACGGTGGTTTCCATGAACCCGATCATGGTGGACGGTACCGGAATGTGCGGCGCATGCCGTCTGGTTGTCGGCGACGAAGTGAAGTTCGCCTGCGTGGACGGACCGGAATTCGACGGACATCTGGTGGATTTCGACCAGGCGATGAAGCGCCAGCAGCAATATAAGACAGAAGAGGGCAGAGCGATGTTAAAGCTGACGGAGGGAGATACCCATCACGGCGGCTGCGGACAGTGCGGCTGA
- a CDS encoding ABC transporter ATP-binding protein, with translation MLIMKNVSKTFNPGTVNEKCALNGVNLTLGAGDFATIVGSNGAGKSTLFNAITGAFFPDRGLIMLGGEDITYQQEHVRSKVIGHLFQDPLKGTAPHMTIEENMALAYLRTTTSRNAYFSRINAADKKKFREQLALLDMGLEDRMKQPVGLLSGGQRQALTLLMATMVTPKILLLDEHTAALDPATAEKVLHLTRQIVAERQITCLMVTHNMHQALTLGNRTLMMNAGNIVLDVVGEERAAMSVDDLLEQFALRAGKALDNDRILFSKVETQE, from the coding sequence ATGCTGATTATGAAAAATGTCAGCAAGACCTTTAATCCCGGCACCGTCAATGAAAAGTGTGCCCTAAACGGCGTCAATCTGACGCTTGGCGCCGGAGATTTCGCAACGATCGTCGGCAGCAACGGCGCAGGAAAATCTACCCTGTTCAATGCAATCACCGGAGCTTTTTTCCCGGACCGCGGTCTGATCATGCTCGGCGGGGAGGATATTACCTATCAGCAGGAGCATGTGAGAAGCAAAGTGATCGGTCATCTGTTTCAGGATCCGTTAAAGGGAACGGCGCCGCACATGACGATCGAGGAAAACATGGCGCTCGCCTATCTTCGGACGACAACCTCCCGGAATGCATATTTCAGCAGGATCAACGCGGCGGATAAGAAAAAATTCAGAGAGCAGCTGGCGCTGCTTGACATGGGATTGGAAGACCGCATGAAACAGCCGGTGGGACTTCTCTCCGGCGGTCAGCGCCAGGCACTCACACTTCTCATGGCGACGATGGTCACACCGAAAATTCTTCTTCTGGATGAGCACACGGCAGCGCTCGATCCGGCGACGGCAGAGAAGGTGCTGCATCTGACCAGACAGATTGTGGCAGAGCGGCAGATCACCTGTCTGATGGTGACGCACAACATGCACCAGGCGCTGACGCTCGGCAACCGGACATTGATGATGAACGCGGGAAACATTGTGTTGGACGTTGTGGGAGAGGAACGTGCGGCGATGTCGGTGGATGACTTGTTGGAGCAGTTTGCGCTCCGCGCGGGAAAGGCGCTCGATAACGACCGTATCCTATTTTCCAAAGTGGAGACACAGGAGTAG
- a CDS encoding GntR family transcriptional regulator, with translation MAWTLDSDRPIFLQIVERIQTDIVSGRYQPGDKLPSVRDLAAEASVNPNTMQKAFAELERTGLVYSRRTSGRFITEDCHMIEQLKTSLATKKMEEFLAQMRQLGFQNDEILSLMNQTMKGEKQ, from the coding sequence ATGGCATGGACCCTTGATTCTGATCGTCCCATCTTTTTACAGATTGTGGAACGAATCCAGACGGACATCGTTTCCGGCCGCTACCAGCCGGGAGATAAGCTTCCGTCTGTACGTGATCTCGCAGCGGAAGCATCCGTCAACCCGAACACCATGCAAAAGGCCTTTGCAGAACTTGAACGCACCGGTCTGGTCTATTCCAGGCGGACCAGCGGACGTTTTATCACGGAGGATTGTCATATGATAGAACAGTTAAAAACCTCTCTCGCTACCAAGAAAATGGAAGAATTTTTAGCACAGATGCGGCAGCTCGGCTTTCAGAATGATGAAATCCTGTCGCTCATGAATCAGACGATGAAAGGGGAAAAACAATGA
- a CDS encoding ABC transporter ATP-binding protein translates to MSTLLECKDLTKCYGKKTAIDHINLAIESGHIIGLLGPNGSGKTTLIKMINGLLAPTSGSIFMQQNPIGAESKKHISYLPDHTYLNMNERVRDIIRYFSDFYEDFDEKRAYDMLGKLQIDASDRLKTMSKGTKEKVQLILVMSRHADLYILDEPIAGVDPAARDFILNIILSNYEPEASILISTHLIADIENILDEVIFIDHGQIRLTASVDDIRMNNGKSVDALFREVYRC, encoded by the coding sequence ATGAGTACCTTGTTGGAATGTAAAGATCTGACCAAATGTTACGGCAAAAAAACCGCCATCGACCATATCAACCTCGCCATTGAGAGCGGACATATCATCGGTCTGCTCGGACCGAACGGAAGCGGCAAAACCACTCTGATCAAGATGATCAACGGTCTGCTTGCCCCCACCTCCGGTTCCATCTTCATGCAGCAGAATCCGATCGGCGCAGAGAGTAAGAAGCATATCTCCTACCTGCCGGATCACACTTATCTGAATATGAACGAGCGGGTTCGCGATATTATCCGGTATTTTTCCGATTTCTATGAAGATTTTGATGAGAAGCGTGCCTACGACATGTTGGGAAAACTTCAGATTGACGCCTCGGATCGTTTGAAGACCATGTCCAAGGGAACCAAAGAAAAAGTGCAGCTGATTCTCGTAATGAGCCGTCATGCGGATCTGTATATTTTAGATGAGCCGATCGCAGGCGTCGATCCGGCAGCACGCGATTTTATTTTAAATATCATTCTGTCGAATTACGAACCGGAAGCTTCCATTTTGATCTCGACGCATCTGATCGCCGACATCGAGAATATTCTGGATGAAGTCATCTTCATCGATCACGGTCAGATCCGGCTCACCGCATCCGTGGATGATATCCGTATGAACAACGGTAAGTCCGTCGATGCACTTTTCAGGGAGGTATACAGATGTTAA